From the bacterium genome, the window TGGAAACTGAGAAGATAAGAGTCAAGCTGCGGGGGTTCGACCAACGGCTGTTGGATGAGACGAGCCGGCGGATATCAGATAGCGTGAAGCAGGCCGGTGGGCGCGTGATGGGGCCAATCCCTCTTCCGACCGAACGTAGCATTTTCACTGTGCTTCGCTCTCCGCACGTTGACAAGAAGTCTCGGGAGCAGTTTGAGATAAGGACG encodes:
- the rpsJ gene encoding 30S ribosomal protein S10; the protein is METEKIRVKLRGFDQRLLDETSRRISDSVKQAGGRVMGPIPLPTERSIFTVLRSPHVDKKSREQFEIRTHKRLIEIVEPSQRTVKTIMDLNLHLPAGVEIEVKL